One Saimiri boliviensis isolate mSaiBol1 chromosome 7, mSaiBol1.pri, whole genome shotgun sequence genomic window, TCTCTCTAGTACAAACCTCTTCCCGTGCTCGCCCTGAAACGTACCCACTCTGCGGCGCTCTCTTGCCCTCTTGCTCCCTTGGCTCTGGCCCTGACTAACCACCCAAGGGCAGGGCTGTGGGTACCTCCTCATACAGGCCTTTCAGGAAATCAATCTCCTGCATCAGCGCCTCTGCATTGGTCTCCAGGTCAGCCTTCATCAGGAAGGCTGTGTCCACCTCCTGCAGCAGAGCAGGGACAGAATGCGACCTGGCTGGGCAGCCTTCCAAGCTAGCTGGCTGCAAGGGGAAGGTGTGGGGCCCACCTTTCCTCGTGGATACCCACGGGCAGTGAAGGAGTGATagagccaaggtgggaggagggcaggggccCTAGGCCTGGGCCTGGCTTCTCGAAGGGGGCAGAGGTTTAAATGAGCTTTGGCAGCAGCCTCTCACAGCCCGCTCTGCAGAGCCTGGACCCGGAAAGGCCTGGCTGCCTGTCTGAGGGGCCCTCGTGGTGCTGTCCTATCCGGGATAGGTTTGCTTTGGTTTGGCATTGGCATCAGTCCCATCTCCAGCTGCCTGGGCAGGGGTGGACATGATCTTTACCCATCTTTGGCCCACATGTGTGGGGAAGTGGAGGCCAGGTCAATGGCTGGCCTTTTGCACAACCTGGGGACAAGTTGCGGGGAGAGAAGGCTAGCCTTCCTCATTGTCAGGGTCAGTGGGGCTGGCACAGGAGTCTGAGGGGTGAGACACTCTTTTGCAGGCAGGTGGGCTGCGGACACATTTGGACTCAATTCAGGGCTAGGTGGCCTGGGGCCAGGGGGCCAGCTCAGGGGCTCAGCCTGTCTGAGCATCCTCCTCACCTTCTTCAAGGCAACAAACTCATTTTCGACACAGGGGCGTAAGGAGAGCTCCTCTTCGTATCTGAtggaaaaggcaggaaagaaacGCTTTAGTCGGGCTTGTGGATTTTGGAAGAGATCTTGGCATCAAGCCTTTGGGGGCGACTGCCTGTTACTGAGTGAATGCCCTGGGGAGTGTCCAGATCCAGCCCTGTCTTGGCACCTCTAGCTCCTCCACCCACTTGAGATGGAACAGTAGTCCCATGGCTTCTCATAGCCACTTTTCCAGTTTACTCTTCTCCCCATGCCTCTGGAGCCTGTGTCTGCGATGAGTCCTCCTCTGGGAAGTCCTCCTTAAGGCTAGCTTCATTCTATCTTGCTGTTGAGGAGGTTCGCTTCACATAGTGGCCTCCCCTGGGAAGGTGGAAGAAGGCTGTGCTGCTGACCCAGCTGTTTTTTCTGAGTCACTGAGTTCCTGGCTGACCCCGAGCATCCTCCTTGCTGGGAGGGTTCAGAGCCTGGCCTCTACCTGGGGTCCATTTGCAGAGGTAGCAATTACTCAGTTTACCAGACCCACAGAGACAGCCAGACTATTTCCTCAAGCTTCTTGGGCTCCTCAGCCCACTCACCACTCCCCTAAGGCGGAGGGAATTGGTCAGGGGTTCAGTCTGATGAGCAACATCAATCCGTTAAAAGCTTCCCTGCTGCTTTGTGCTCCTCTGTTTTTTTCCAGTCGAACTGCTGTAGCACTGGCCAGGGACTCTGGAGCCCACCctgctgggtttgaatcctggctctgtccccTGCAAGCTGTGGGCAAGTTGGGTAAGTGACTTGGCCTTTCTGCCTTGTCATGCATGGCTTCATCATCTGCAGAATGAGGCTGGCACTAGTCCTGcctcacagggctgctgtgagctCACACGTCACATGCATTCATACCTGCAAAGCACtcggacagtgcctggcacaggatcTGTACTGTGAAAGCGTTTGCTATGATTCTTAAAATACCAGTTGGATCTCATCCTTCTCCAACTGTCTCACTTTTAAAAGCCGAAGTCCCGTTCTTTAGCTGCAAACATGTCACTTTGCTACTCAGTTCTCAAGAAAGGCATTGCTCCTGCTGCGAGGCCGGGCTCCACCCCTCCCACAGCCCTGCTGCATCTCACCTGTCGCAGCCTGCTAGACCTGTCCCTCTCACTTGGCATGCTCTGCCTCTTTCTTGTCACCCATTTCCgtcctttccccatttccaaGATGTACTCTGGACTCCCCTTTTATAAGAAGCCATTGAAATGAAGCCATTATCCTCCATGAAGATGGGGGATAATGCCATTGGAATGAGCCATTATCCTCCAAGGCCCAGAACAAATGGCACCTTCCTGGACTCCTGCTCTCTCCCTTTCTCGGGAGTCCTCTCCCTTCTGCTCTGTTTGGGTGTAGATGCAGGTGGTATGTGCACACTGGATTGGGAAAGAGCTAGCCTTTTACCTTTCCATTGCACCCACCttcctagcacagtgtctggccttCAGTAGGTATGTGATTGACAGTTGCAGTGAGTGTCTCCATTGTGGCTCCACTCCACTGACCCACACCCTTATGGCCTGTTGTTCTCAGCTCTCAGTATATTTGCACTGTTTCTCCTCAACAGAAAGGTACCTGTTTCAACTCCTCTGCCTCCAATATGCACTCCCATGAGACACCGGACTCCCATGGGACACCGGACTCCCATGGGACACCGGACTCCCATAGGACGCCAGATTCCCATAGGATGCCGGACTCTCTATAGGACACTGGACTCCCATAGGATGCTGGACTCCTGTAGGACACTGGACTATCTATAGGACACGGGACTCCCATAGGACACCGGACTCTCATAGGACACCAGAATCTCATGGGACACTGGACTCCCATGGGACACTGGATTCCCATGGGACACCCGACTCTCATAGGACACCGGACTCCAATAGGACACCGGACTCCAATGGGACATTGGACTCTCATGGGACACTGGACTTCCATAGGACACTGGACTCCCATGGGCCACTGGGCCCAGGACCTGGTTAGACAATTTTTctgggcctcagcctcttgcAAGCACTTAATTACCATATGCTTATCAACCACCTACTCCAAGCTGTGAATCAGACCCAGAGCCCGCCCTCAGGGGGAGCAAGTGtggcagaagagaaaacaggaacCACAAAGAACTGGGAAGTGAGGCAGAAGGAGCCTCACTTCCTCTAGAAGGAGCTAGAGCCTGATATGCAGAGAGTGGGTGGGAGGGCTGTGCAGGAAGCTGGAGTTGCGGGTGAGAGGAAAGGCGGGCTGTGGTAGCTTGGACATGGTGCAGAGAGATGCTGAGAGGGGTGTGTCAGGCAGgagcagcagaagcagaagccaggAGGGAAGAGGCCTGGACATCTGTCTATGGAGTAAGAAGTAGTTCAGGATCTGCAAAGGCAGAACATGTGGTTTCAGCAGAAACCTGGAGCTCCAGAAGCTGCAGGTGAAAGATCTTGttttacacacacagagagagagaggtcctGAGGGCCATATTTTGGCAAGGTAATGGGGATGGAGACGGCAGTACACAGTCTCAGAGCTCCCACTGTGTGCCAAGTGGGGCGCCCTGCCGACACGATCCCACCTAACTGTTCTGCCACCCAATGAACTAAGTTTAGGCTTCCCATTTTATACATGGGGAACCGGAGCCCGGATTGTTTCTGTCCCTGGCCCTGGGTCTCCCAGTGAGTTGAAAGCCACGTTGACTCACTTTTTCTTGTAACCCTCTAGGGCGTCCTGGAGACTAGAGAGCTCCGACTCTAGCCTCACGTGGTCCCCGGACACACAGTCCAACTGCCGCCGAAGGGCGCTGATGTAGCCCTCGAATATGGGCTCGATGTTGGTCTGGCAGCACCTCTGCTGCTGCATGAAGTTCCACTTGGTCTCCAGCAGCTTATTCTTCTGCTCCAGGAAACGGACCTGCAGCCAAGAATGGAATGTCACCAGGCAGCAGGTGTCCTGGGGACCATGACTTAGAGAGGGCAATGGAATGAGTTTGTGCCCTCTCTCTCAACACCTTGTTACCAATGCACTGGAATTTGCAACAGTCAGGTGTCTGTGTAGACTGGCATCTCAgggtgtgtgtctctgtgtttccCCTCATGGAGCGGCTAGAGAACCCCTACCTTCCACTCAGAGGTTGCATGTTGTAGTGGATACAGTACTTCTAGAGGCCTGGGCAGGTCCTGTTCCagcactgcctgcctgcctctctctaTCCTCGTGACCTTGATCAAGACATCCTGACCCTTCAACCCTCACTTAGCTTCCCAAAGCTCTTACTTGGGACAGTGTATGGGAAGGCACTCTGTAAATTTCATATTAATGTCCAAAGATGTAGAGCTTGGGGGTTGAGGCTTTCTCTTATGACAGCCTAGGGACACTCGGGGAAAGGTCAGATCAAGGGACTCTAAGCTCTTTTCACCTACTGTCCTGCATCCTCATGGCTGTATGTGAAAAAAGTCCGGGTCACAGTAATGTGGACAGCTTCTGGCCACCTCCTCCCTTCTCACGAAGTGGAAACTGAGATTAGGGGTTGAGTAGGTTGACCATGGCCACCTGGCTAGTCACTGACAAAGGGAACATGGCCTCCGGTCCTTGCTCCGGGATTTTCCGTATTGCACATTGTCTTTCAAGAAAACTGCACAGATAGCACTGCCCTACTTCTGGTCAGTGGCTGCATCCACAGGAGGCTCCCAGCCTTACAGaaagcggggggtgggggtgatgTTGAGAATCCGGGCCCATGTTGTTGGAATGAGTTTATAGCCAGAACTTAGTAAGctttagaaataaaactgaaagtttGAGTAATCAAGTTCCTCTATGAAGCacttttgaatatattatctcCTCGAATCTCCCAGCATCTGTCCTTGCTTTCCCCACTGGGCAGCATggtcctgaggccaggaggtgaaTGGCTTGCACAGGGATTAAGGGTACAGGAGTGGAGTCAATGCCAGAGGCCAGGGCTCCTGACCTCTGGCCCAGGACTCTTGCCCCTAAACCTTGGGGTCACCAGAAACACCCACTCAGATCTTGGAATAAATCCTGACCCCAAGAGCCTCCCTGGGGTGTGGGGATGGGCCCAGGGGCTGCTAAGAGATGGCAGGCCGGTTCAGCACCTTCTGAAGGACAGCCTTCGTCGCCGCTTTTCAGTGGCTCTGGGGTGGACAGATGTGAGACATTCGTGGCTGTCACCTTGTGCCTCTGGCTTTGACTGTCCACTTTCCTCTCATCCCAGGCCTCAACTGATGGGAAGCTCTGGGGTCACAGTGCCTATCCGCATCTTCAGGCTCACAAGTCGTGACCCAGCTCAGGCACACGGAAGGCAGTTCTACCACTAAAGCCTCATCAGGAAGGgcatttctctgcctctctgaTCATGCCTTTCAGTATTGCTTTGGAAGTTCCTCTTACAGTCTGACCTCAGGCAACCTTGGTGATTGGCGATGTTGTCAGATAATATTCAGAGAaagatgacatatttttaaaaagataaggaaacagaaatgGTTAGTGCAGAGCCTGGTCCAACTGGCCTTCAAAGGCTGGTGGCCATGGAGTGTGGCAGAGGCCACTGGATGAACTGAGGCTTCCTTACTGTCAGCCTCTTCTTGGCTCCCTTGGACCAGAACAAGACCAGATCCCAGATCTGCAGTGGGTCTCCTCCTGCGGCCCCGGGCCAAGGCCCCCTTACCTTGTTGATGAAGGATGCAAAGCGGTTATTGAGGCACTTGATCTGCTCCTTCTCATCCCTCTTCACCCTCTGCACAGTCGGGTCGATCTCCAGTGCCAGTGGGACCAGCAGGCTCTCATTGATGGTGACAGGGGTGATGCAGGCAGAAGGCCCACAGGTGACCCCCAGTCGGTACCCGAAGCCAGGCAGGGTACCTCCACACCTGGAGGCTACCCGAGGCCTCCCGAAGCCCACGTTGCACAGGCTCCGTGAGCTGAGGCAGCCTAGAGCTCGGAGGCGCCCACCACCCCCCGGCCGGCATGGCCCCTTGCTGGCTGCATAGTGGGTGACCATCCGGGGCATGACAGCCGAGTATGAGCTGAAACTCTGACTGCCACATCTGGAGCCCGGCTGGAAGGAAGGGTAAGacatggcaggagagagaggcagagacacagGGCCCTGGAGGAAAGAACAAGGGCAGGATGATCGAGTCATGGCTCAGTTTCCCCCCTTTTATCTGGTCGGGGGATGGAGGGCTGAGCTGGGTCAAACCCCATATCACCATTAAACCAGGTTTATGAGCTTGGGATATTGGTAGTGCTAAGTAGCAAGGTGGATAATTAAGGTAGCGAAGACCAAAGAAAAGGGGCCAATGGTCAGTGCTGTTGAGCCCTATAAAAATCCTATTTGTCCTCCTTCCTTGATCGTGGGGGTGATGAAAGGGGTCAACCAGATGGATATGTTCCGTGCATCCAGCGGCTTAGCCTCAAGGAAAGGGAGAGTTAGGACTACGTCATTTCATAGGAGGGGAGGCGTGCCATGAATGATACACTCTGGCTTCCCTGGGATTAGAGGGCAAGCCCCATGTGCTTAAGCATGCTCTGGCTATTCCCCCAAGGCTGCTTCTAGGTTTTTTGCAGATCTTTCCAGCCCAAGTGCCCTCTGTGGGCTCCTAGGAGAGTCAGAAAGTTACCAGGGAGGAAGGCTTTTGGGGTGGGAGAAGCCTCCCTGCAGCAGGCCAGACCATAACCCTCCTGAGCCCTGGCTCAGTGACCCACTGTCCCATGGGGATCTTGAAGGTAGACAGGCTCCAGGAATAGATGCTTCTCTCCAAGGCTCGTCAGTCCACAAAGGCTGCAGGGAACTCAAGAGGAGAGCCCTGGTGCTtgagaaaggcagaggaagaaatgCTCTCCCCAACACTTCTGGGGCCCCCAAAAGGCATGATTTCAGCTTCAGGTCTCAGCTTCAATGAGGCTGTTCCTTTCCGCTGGCGCCCAACCCAACATGAGTGTCCCTGAGGTCAGCAGAGCCAGCTTTGGCCTGAGGATGTCTCTGGGGAGAGTTGCTGTCCTTGGGAATTGTCAGATTCCCAAGAAATCCCAGATGTGGGATTGAGGCTTGCTTTCCAGCAGCCAGGTCACAGACACAGATCTTTGGAGATGTCTAAAGCCCCTGCCtcactctttccttctcctctccatCAGTTTAATCAATGAAACTTTTGCTGTGGCCAACTGACCTTTACCTTCCACACCGAGACTTATTACCAGGTCAAAATCAAGCTAATAATTATAATACGCACTTATTGGGCATTTACTATGTGCTTGGAGCACCGTGTACTCTTTACATCATGGTCTCATTTAATTCCCTGATCATACCATAAGGTAGTTACTCTGCCAGACAGCAAAATGGGGAGCAGAGCGGTTAAGAGCAGTGTCCCCAAGTCACACGGCTTATGGCTGACTAATTAGCTGGGAGTCTGTCCTGTTCCTTCTGACTTCACCCTGCCATGCTGCTCCAGAGCAGGGAGGCCCAGGTTAGGATTTGGGAATCTGCTGCCCATGCACGTTCTGCTGTTCCtgtccctcagccttccaacctATGGATTAGGAGACCTGAACTCAAAGGTTTCCTGAGCCTCGGAAATTCTAATTGTGACATTTCACACACCCTGTCCCCTTTTTTATAGTCCTGACTGTGGGCCCCAGAgtagtggggaggggaggggtgcaaGGCGAGACCACAGGCCATGATGGGAGGCAAAGGGTTGGGTGAGGGGGTGCAATTGCAGAGTGTCAGGGGAAGGAGATCACACTCTGCTCTGGGCTGAGTCCATGGTGGGAGGGGCCCAGGATGGTGTGAATGTTGATGGAGGCACTCAGAGGCCCGACCAGAGAGCAGATTCCCACTAGAGGGGGTGAAGGAGACAGTGGGCAGAACCAGAGGGCAGGGGTCACTGCAGTAGTAGACACAGCAGAGTCTCCACACTGTGTCCAGGCCAGAGGATGGCCTCAGTGACCATGCTGGGCTCCTGGAGCCCAGGACCAGAGCTCAGGAGCAGAGGGGAGTGGTTCCTTGGATTCACTGTGGGTGAAAGGCACCTGTTCCCTGAGCTCCCCAAGTCCAGGGGGACTCTGGGTGTGAGCTAGAAGAGGACTCAGTCAAGACCTAGAGAGCTTGGTGGCATTTTATTAAAGTTGATTCAGGAACTAGGAGGGCATAAAGGGAGCAGGCAGTTCAGAAgggtttgctttttcttctggATCAGTGAATTCCGTCTTCACTTTGGCAGTGCAGTAGACAATCTACCTGCCTTTGGAATGCGTTTTGGCAGGGGTTTGGAGGGAGTTTATGACTCTTCAAATTAAATACAGAAACCACCCTGTGAAGGCCAGCCTCAAAGAAGAACCCCACACCTACCCCACCCCCAATTCCACACCAGCCTCCTCCTGTGTCCTTCTGGGGCTGAGCAATGTGCCCCCTTGGAGCGAGGAAAAACACCAAAGGAAAAGCCACCTCTCCTCTGAGTGCACTGTCCTGAGCCTCTGCTGTGGGGCAGGGAATGTGGTGTCCTGGCTTAAAGAGCTTCTGTTCCAGCCCGGCTGAAGACATGGAAGAGAGACATTCAGAGATGGGGAGATAAGAAGGTTGGTCAGAAGAGAAAGAGCAGGCAGTATTAATAGATTGCCAAACGGAAGGAGTTGGGGAGGAAGAAGTGTGAGAAATACACACAGGAGGAGTAAAGGGGATTGAGAGAGAGGAGGAATGGGGGCGGGGTGGTGGAAGAGGTGAGCAGAAAAGGAAGTGAGGGTGAAAGGTGAAAGGGCAAggttaaaaggaaggaaaactttCCAGAAGAGAGATGTGGCTAGCACAAGGGAAGACAGACAGTCCTGAGCCTGGAGGATTATTTTGCAGGACTCTCACAGGGCGGTTCTCAATGCAGCAGAATTAAAATGGGCTTTTCCTGGTGTATTTCTTGCAAGCATTTTGGGTTGAGCTGCCTTCCTGCGCCCTTACACGGGCCTCTTTCCCTCCCACCCCTACGCCATCAGGACATTTCCGTTTAGGAACAGCAAGTCTGATACTGACTTAAATAAGGCAGACTGAAGAAATTTGGCTATGAACTCTCATCCAATGCAGCCCCAGGCCACCACGGAGGGCTTTCGAGTTCTTGATAACATCATTCCATTCTATTACGAATAAGCAAGCGTGGATCCCATTGTGAAGGGTGTTGATTTCTCATTCAAATATTCTGCTGGTGGGAGTCGTCCGGGGCCTTGGTTGGGGCCCAGGCAGGGCAAGAAGGGAGGTGAGGAGGTGGTGTGTGTGGCAGGGTTTGCAAGACGTGTCCTGGCCTAAGCGGGAAAAGTGTTCCATCTGCGATGAGAAATGGGCGTGGAAACTTGGGCCTATACTGCACTCAGCCTCTCTGGGGCACCACGGTCAATTGCGAGCTCCCGGGAAGGACTGCACCAGAGCTGTTGTTTTGTGGTTGCCCTGGGTCTGGGTCAGACAGGAGGGGGAAGACCCCAGTGCTCCCCCTACTCTGGAAACTTCTTAAGAGCAAAGTGCTAGTCCAGGTCCTGGCACAGAGCAGTTGAGTCAACGTCGGTTGGAATGGATGCCTGTGGACCCTTCGGGTCTCTGAGATCAAGGTGGGTGGGGGACCTCTGTGGGGACCTTCTGGAGGCAGAGGGATGGACGAGGTGACCTCACAAGCCACTTCCTGCTCCCTGTGCCTCCTGCTGTTGATTTTGGGTGTGGGGTGTCAGCAACGCATCAAGCCTTGGGGCTGGGAAGCTTGGGGGCCTGAGGGGGGTGGCAGCGGAGGCAGGTGGGGTGTGTGGTTCCCCTGACTCTTCTTGATGCACCATCTCTTGGCGACAATGAACATGCTGGAGCTGTTGTGACTGCCGGTGCAACTGAAGCCACTGTTCCTGTTGTTGTGGCAGAGGCCACTGCTGTGACCACCCCCACCCACACAGAGGATGCTGCCCCCGCTGAAGCCTGTGCCCCCCGAGGAAGAGACCTCAGCTGTGGAGAGAAGGCACAGGGCATGTTGGCAGGCTCTTCCTGTTTCCCATGTTATCCCCATGCCTGCTCCCTTCCCACAGTGCCTTGTTCCAGGCAACCCTCTCTCCCCTGAGAGCCTCGGGGAATTCCTGAGCCAGCGTGAGAGAGGGTGGGCATGGACCCACCACCCCATCACACGCTGCCTCCTCATGAACCTCTGCACGGGGCATTGCCATGCTCAAGGCACATTCACAGCTGTGACCACGTGGATCTCAACGGGGCTGAGAGGACACTATTACTACAATCACCCCGATTTTgtagaggagaaaatgaaggtgAAAAGAGATCAAGTGACATACCCAAGTCCACGCCCATCAGAAGCCAAGGCCTTCAGCTCCCATGCTGGGTTCATTCCCCTGTCTTGTAGGAGACTCACGTTGGATGGAATAGGAGGCCTTGTATTCTGGAAGGGAGCCATAGGCTCCTGTGTTGAAAGAGGCCTGCAGGCCACCTGGATGAGCCTCCCCCAGTACTGAAACCCCCTGATGACATTGCCAAGGTGCAGTCGTTCAGCTTCTGCTTCAGTATTTTCAGCAACGGGAGCTCCCTACTTGGATGCATCTTTGCAAGCAGATAAACATTTGGAAATGTTTCATTGACTTCCTCTCTTGGCATCTTTTTATCCTGGCAAGACACTCCTGCCCTCTGATGAGCTGGTTCCAGGCTCTTCCTAATCCTGGCAGGCGAGCCGCTGTAATGTGGTCCGACCCACATGGATCTCAAGGGGATTCTATTCGCATGACCACAACTCAATGCTCCCATGAATGCCACCTATGATGCTAAACTTCTACACACAGCCCTGGAGCTCCAGAGGGTCACTTGATGGGGTCATTCCTTCTGCACTCCCTCCTGTGAGTTGAGGCCAAGCCAGGTCAGTGTTCTATTTGTTCAATTAATGGGCTTAAATTCGAAATATAGGTCTTTACATTTAATCTGTTTAATAGCCTCTTATTTGTGTTAGTTTGAATTCCTGCCAGCACTAGCTGAAAAATCAGGCATTCAGACTGGGCACCCATGATTGTTTGAATAGTCTTTTCCCATCACTGGCATCTTCTGGGACCAGCTCTGAGGGTGAGGGGTCACCTGCAGGTTAATCTCCACAATTGCTATGGAGATTAAGCCAGAGTGAGGAGAACATTGTTGGGCTCCTTAATGACATGGAATGTGCCCCTTTTGCGTTCTCTTGACCTCACAGGGAAGAAGGGCACAAGAAGAGAGGGGTGTCCATAGAGCCCCCAAGGGGGTCTTCCTGACATCCCTGCCCCTGCCTGTTCATCTTTGACCCACCAGGCCCTCGTGAGTGATGCTCCCAGCTTCCACCTTTCTACCCACCCAAAAAGTGTGCGCCCCACCTTTCTATGCTCCCAAGATGTTGACTCACAGATGCTCATGGCCCTGACAGCTTCTTCAGAGAGGCTGTGACTGCTGAGAGGTTGAGGGGCCCTGGGTTTTTCGTATTTAAAGTTATCGACACAGAGCCCCGACATGTGCTTGGCAAGCTCTCCCCTCAGCTCTTTATCCTTGGGAAACTCATGTGCCTCTGTGaaggaaatccaggagagagatcAGGTCAGAAATACAGCTAAAAATGAGAAGAGGGAGCTGTGGCAGAGAGGTAGCTCGAGATCGCCAGCTTGCAGGGCAATTCCGGAGCCCCGGAGGGTTGTCGCAAGTCCAACAGCTGTGGGAGGGGCTTCGACTACAGGATGCCTTTAAGGGAGCAGTTGCATTTTA contains:
- the KRT82 gene encoding keratin, type II cuticular Hb2 — encoded protein: MSYPSFQPGSRCGSQSFSSYSAVMPRMVTHYAASKGPCRPGGGGRLRALGCLSSRSLCNVGFGRPRVASRCGGTLPGFGYRLGVTCGPSACITPVTINESLLVPLALEIDPTVQRVKRDEKEQIKCLNNRFASFINKVRFLEQKNKLLETKWNFMQQQRCCQTNIEPIFEGYISALRRQLDCVSGDHVRLESELSSLQDALEGYKKKYEEELSLRPCVENEFVALKKEVDTAFLMKADLETNAEALMQEIDFLKGLYEEETCLLRSQISETSVIVKMDNSRELDVDGIVAEIKAQYDDIASRSKAEAEAWYQCRYEELRVTAGNHCDNLRNRKNEILEMNKLIQRLQQDIENVKVQRCKLEGAITEAEQQGEAALNDAKCKLAGLEEALQKAKQDMACLLKEYQEVMNSKLGLDIEIATYRRLLEGEEHRLCEGIGPVNISVSSSKGAILYEPCGVSTPVLSTSVLRGSGCCSVVGTGELYVPCEPQGLASCGSGRSSSTKLGAGGSSSSHKC